In Drosophila innubila isolate TH190305 chromosome 2R unlocalized genomic scaffold, UK_Dinn_1.0 1_C_2R, whole genome shotgun sequence, the following are encoded in one genomic region:
- the LOC117783848 gene encoding protein kinase 4 produces the protein MDDMVYQCNNQNSIYVLNAGYNPSYGDFGIHATTATGREMNDRTTRTTRNSIGASCSSAACSLQHKFKSFGNGNSSVVAATTTIIAAATTTATIATATATATTNYINPVATSMSTAMCSPATAALQKLFNCSVVGVSGGNNCQNVSHRNQQQWHNNSSNNNIPVGSHNNSCLSATSSHSRICDPQETLTATGTGTGTATTTGAITVGVAGAVGAGALPLLGAVANRQKCTNVKSTLIAKKTKFLKFLEEEKWRSSNNINTEHANADADANALLPSSNEADLYTAIAQSTTTSAVHSGGKNNNNNNNNSQEAAGAEQQQQNKLNNWSMHNDNNNKLANYTQQQLQQRGEQQQQQQLERNKEATTRSSYELYQEAADILGLSCSLCDNCRCLDCQSGYFDCADDDDESYSEQSLMDEYDEYEYSYNGYGYEQEVQQQQEEASLLTTAHHAGHNQAAMTQPTGQQATDLNLCYALDCNSKSDDDNDENDDDKVDEGQPKQATLQTVSASKSEHRLAIDFDLINATSSQVLQNCRTFNDLSLLDVEQQVEPFT, from the exons ATGGACGACATGGTTTATCAGTGCAACAATCAAAACTCCATTTACGTGCTCAATGCCGGTTACAATCCATCATATGGC GACTTTGGCATACATGCGACGACAGCAACTGGGCGTGAAATGAATGACAggacaacaaggacaacaaggAATTCAATTGGCGCAAGTTGCTCGAGTGCCGCCTGCAGTTTGCAGcataaattcaaaagttttgGCAATGGCAACTCGTCAGTGGTGGCCGCAACCACCACAATaatcgcagcagcaacaacaacagcaacaattgcaactgcaactgcaacagcaacaacaaactacATAAATCCGGTCGCTACATCAATGTCAACCGCAATGTGTTCACCGGCAACGGCAGCGTTGCAGAAATTGTTCAATTGCAGCGTCGTCGGCGTCAGTGGTGGCAACAACTGCCAAAATGTCAGCCACAGAAATCAGCAGCAgtggcacaacaacagcagcaacaacaatatcccAGTCGGAAGCCATAACAATAGCTGCCTGTCAGCGACATCTTCGCACAGTCGCATTTGTGATCCGCAAGAGACTTTAACGgcaacgggaacgggaacgggaacggcaacgacaacgggAGCCATAACGGTTGGAGTCGCAGGAGCTGTAGGAGCAGGTGCACTACCTCTTCTTGGTGCCGTGGCCAACAGGCAAAAATGCACCAATGTCAAATCAACGCTTATTGCCAAGAAGACAAAGTTTCTGAAATTTCTCGAAGAAGAAAAAtggcgcagcagcaacaacatcaacactGAGCATGCgaatgcggatgcggatgcgaatGCCCTTTTGCCCAGCAG CAATGAGGCGGATCTTTACACAGCCATCGCGCAGTCCACAACAACATCGGCGGTTCACTCGGGCGgtaagaataacaacaacaataataacaacagtcAAGAGGCAGCTGGAgcggagcaacaacagcaaaataaattgaacaatTGGAGCATGcataatgacaacaacaacaagttggccaactacacacaacaacaactacaacaacgaggagaacagcagcagcagcagcagctggagagGAATAAAGAGGCGACAACAAGGTCGAGCTATGAGTTATACCAGGAGGCAGCCGACATTTTAGGACTGAGCTGCAGTCTCTGTGATAATTGCCGTTGCTTGGACTGTCAG AGTGGCTACTTTGATTGcgccgatgatgatgatgaaagcTACTCGGAACAATCACTGATGGATGAGTATGatgaatacgagtactcgtacaaTGGATATGGCTACGAACAGGAggtacagcagcaacaggaggaGGCGTCACTCTTGACAACTGCTCATCATGCTGGCCATAATCAAGCAGCCATGACACAACCAACAGGCCAACAGGCAACAGACCTGAACCTTTGTTATGCACTTGATTGCAATAGCAAAagtgatgatgataatgatgaaaaCGATGATGATAAAGTTGATGAGGGGCAACCAAAGCAGGCAACACTTCAAACGGTGTCCGCATCCAAGTCTGAACATCGTCTGGccattgattttgatttaattaatgcaaCCAGCAGTCAAGTCCTGCAGAATTGTCGGACTTTCAACGATTTAAGTTTGCTCGATGTCGAACAGCAAGTGGAGCCATTTACGTAA
- the LOC117782813 gene encoding uncharacterized protein LOC117782813 isoform X2, whose translation MDSGPLLIALAIICFCLFILRTMMIAYRFYMLRQLKEVAHIEQARREMEISIANNNPNIGNSGGGNGSVSIQTENDMTILPKGMDLPPSYDELNYTNNVKPPGSLGASMLTITTDLDCSNTNLAAALNEPPPDYIEPTASATTTTTTTTTVVVSGPLPRI comes from the exons ATGGATTCAGGCCCTTTGCTAATTGCCTTGGCCATAATATGCTTTTGCCTCTTCATTCTACGC ACCATGATGATTGCATATCGCTTCTATATGCTCCGACAGCTCAAGGAGGTGGCTCACATCGAGCAAG CTCGCCGTGAAATGGAAATTAGCATTGCCAACAACAATCCAAATATAGGCAACTCAGGCGGCGGCAATGGCAGCGTTTCTATACAGACTGAAAACGACATGACCATATTGCCCAAGGGCATGGATTTACCGCCCAGCTATGATGAGCTCAACTACACCAACAATGTAAAGCCACCGGGCAGCCTTGGAGCCTCCATGCTAACCATAACCACCGATTTGGATTGCAGCAACACGAATCTGGCAGCAGCTTTAAACGAGCCGCCACCAGACTATATTGAACCCACAGCAagtgccaccaccaccacaacaacaaccactacgGTTGTGGTTAGTGGCCCCTTGCCCCGAatctaa
- the LOC117782813 gene encoding uncharacterized protein LOC117782813 isoform X1 gives MAPTVASVNVTTSTVASIQLSSVYINSTTSTTLAYNDYGGSNNATIYWPDPEPDYVYFYSGYAFYIVIFVCFVVILPCAVIMNAMQRKRQENARRLVEQRQRARREMEISIANNNPNIGNSGGGNGSVSIQTENDMTILPKGMDLPPSYDELNYTNNVKPPGSLGASMLTITTDLDCSNTNLAAALNEPPPDYIEPTASATTTTTTTTTVVVSGPLPRI, from the exons ATGGCACCCACTGTAGCATCTGTAAATGTGACAACTAGCACCGTGGCCAGCATTCAGCTGAGCTccgtttatataaatagtacCACTAGCACCACTCTTGCCTATAATGATTACGGTGGTTCAAACAATGCAACCATTTACTGGCCAGATCCAGAACCGGACTATGTATATTTCTATTCGGGCTACGCTTTCTACATTGTGATCTTTGTTTGTTTCGTCGTCATTTTGCCATGTGCTGTGATAATG AACGCAATGCAGCGCAAGCGTCAGGAGAATGCACGACGTCTAGTCGAGCAGAGGCAACGAG CTCGCCGTGAAATGGAAATTAGCATTGCCAACAACAATCCAAATATAGGCAACTCAGGCGGCGGCAATGGCAGCGTTTCTATACAGACTGAAAACGACATGACCATATTGCCCAAGGGCATGGATTTACCGCCCAGCTATGATGAGCTCAACTACACCAACAATGTAAAGCCACCGGGCAGCCTTGGAGCCTCCATGCTAACCATAACCACCGATTTGGATTGCAGCAACACGAATCTGGCAGCAGCTTTAAACGAGCCGCCACCAGACTATATTGAACCCACAGCAagtgccaccaccaccacaacaacaaccactacgGTTGTGGTTAGTGGCCCCTTGCCCCGAatctaa
- the LOC117782812 gene encoding aarF domain-containing protein kinase 1 — protein MLRRVLVIGALGAGSVSTALSLRTNDYDLNSLGIVRLSRSASAVVDVALTYKRQLYYKEWDKTTPEYKAEKSRVHKIAAEKLLDLICTNKGVYIKVGQHIGALEYLLPKEFVNTMKVLHSDAPQNPIEDLYKVIRQDLKRDPEELFDSFEREPLGTASLAQVHKARLKTGEIVAVKVQHPYVKGNSLVDMKTMEIAVRILARIFPDFKIQWLVEESKKNLPIELDFLNEGKNAEKVASQFKKYSWLRVPKIYWELSSSRVLVMEYLEGGHVTDLDYIKRHKIDAFAVANKIGKLYSEMIFSTGFVHSDPHPGNILVRQTPKNELEIVLLDHGLYANLTDKFRYEYSKLWLSILKVDRKAMREHSEQLGITGDLYGLFVCMVTGRPWETLMQGITKVKYSKEEKNTLQSNTSLVLPHISDVLEQVDRQMLLILKTNDLIRSIESTLRTQNRMTAFWAMSKCCVQSTYAEQRLQQTAASKRWRLDLGERWELFKLNIYYLYLGLINFDFLAALKQVL, from the exons atGCTGCGACGCGTGCTTGTAATTGGAGCCCTTGGAGCAGGCAGCGTCAGCACCGCATTGAGTCTCCGCACCAACGACTATGACCTCAACTCTTTGGGAATTGTGCGATTGTCGCGTTCCGCTAGCGCCGTTGTTGATGTCGCCCTCACCTACAAACGGCAGCTCTATTATAAAGAATGGGACAAGACGACGCCGGAGTACAAGGCGGAGAAGAGTCGTGTGCATAAGATTGCTGCCGAGAAACTCCTGGATTTGATATGCACCAATAAGGGAGTGTATATTAAGGTGGGACAACATATTGGCGCTCTGGAATATCTGTTGCCCAAAGAGTTTGTCAATACAATGAAGGTGCTGCACTCGGATGCACCACAAAATCCCATAGAGGATCTGTACAAAGTCATTAGACAGGACTTGAAGCGAGATCCAGAAGAGCTCTTTGACAGCTTTGAGCGGGAACCACTGGGCACCGCCTCATTGGCCCAGGTGCACAAGGCGCGTCTGAAGACGGGCGAAATTGTGGCCGTCAAAGTGCAGCATCCGTATGTGAAGGGAAACTCACTGGTGGACATGAAGACCATGGAGATTGCTGTCAGAATACTGGCGCGAATATTTCCCGACTTTAAGATACAATGGCTGGTGGAGGAATCCAAGAAG AATCTGCCAATTGAATTGGACTTTCTGAACGAGGGCAAGAATGCGGAGAAGGTGGCTAGTCAGTTCAAGAAATACAGCTGGCTGCGTGTACCCAAAATCTACTGGGAATTGAGTTCATCCCGTGTGCTGGTCATGGAGTATCTGGAGGGTGGTCATGTCACCGATTTGGATTACATAAaacgtcacaaaattgatgcCTTTGCGGTGGCCAATAAAATTGGCAAACTCTACTCGGAAATGATCTTCTCCACGGGCTTTGTGCACAGCGATCCACATCCGGGCAATATTCTGGTGCGTCAGACGCCCAAAAATGAATTGGAAATCGTTTTACTCGATCATGGCCTATATGCCAATTTGACCGATAAGTTTCGCTATGAATACTCCAAACTCTGGCTGAGCATACTGAAGGTCGATCGCAAGGCGATGCGCGAACACAGCGAACAGCTGGGCATTACGGGTGATCTGTACGGTTTATTTGTCTGCATGGTAACGGGACGTCCCTGGGAGACACTCATGCAGGGCATCACCAAAGTTAAATATTCCAAAGAAGAG AAGAACACGCTGCAGAGCAACACGTCGCTGGTGCTGCCCCACATTTCGGACGTGCTGGAGCAGGTGGATCGACAGATGTTGCTCATACTGAAGACCAATGATCTAATACGCAGCATTGAGTCAACATTGCGTACACAGAATCGCATGACCGCCTTCTGGGCCATGTCCAAGTGCTGTGTGCAGTCCACGTATGCCGAGCAGCGACTACAACAAACGGCGGCATCAAAACGCTGGCGTTTAGATCTTGGAGAACGTTGGGAGCTgtttaaacttaatatttactACCTCTATTTGGGTCtgattaattttgactttttggcGGCCCTGAAGCAGGTGCTTTAG